Within the uncultured Draconibacterium sp. genome, the region AACGACCAGTGACTAAGTGACCAATGACTAAAACCGTTTTCCCCACCACTTCTTCAATCTCTCCAATATCTTTAGCTCGGCTGCGTTATTTTGCGGCTGGTAAATACGGTTGTTTTTAATCTCTTTCGGTAGAAAATCCTGCTCAACAAAATTGCCGTCGTACGAGTGGGCGTATTTGTAATCCTTTCCGTAACCAATTTCTTTCATCAGCTTGGTAGGTGCATTTCGTATGTGTAGCGGCACGGGCAGGTCGCCGGTTTGTTTTACCAGTGCAATGGCATTGTCGATGGCTTCGTAGGCCGAATTACTTTTTGGCGAGGTAGCCAGGTAAATGGTACATTCCGATAAAATAATGCGCGATTCGGGAGGGCCAATTTTATGCACGGCATCAAAAGTGTTTTGTGCCAGCAACAATGCATTGGGATTGGCCAGACCAACATCTTCGGCAGCCAGTATCAGCAAACGACGGGCAATAAACTTAATGTCTTCGCCACCCTCGAGCATGCGTGCCAGCCAGTATACTGCTGCATCCGGATCGCCACCACGTATGCTTTTTATAAATGCCGAAATAATATCGTAGTGCATTTCGCCTTTCTTATCGTATATCGAAAGGTTCTTCTGTAGCTTGTCGGTTACTTTTTTATCAGTAATAACAATGTTATCGCTGTCTTCGCCAAGTGTAACCAGTTCCAGCACATTTAGCAGTTTTCGGGCATCGCCGCCCGAGTATCGCAATATCGCAGCATCTTCGCGCAGTGTTATCTTTTTCTCCTTAAGTACGGTATCTTTTTTTGCAGCTTGTTTAATGATCTTTAG harbors:
- a CDS encoding replication-associated recombination protein A encodes the protein MNQPLAERLRPKNLDDYIGQEHLVGKGAVLRKLIDSGKITSLILWGPPGVGKTTLARIIANTLDRPFFTLSAINSGVKDIRDVIDRAKKQQFFSRPNPILFIDEIHRFSKSQQDSLLGAVEDGTITLIGATTENPSFEVISPLLSRCQVYILEHLDKAALLKIIKQAAKKDTVLKEKKITLREDAAILRYSGGDARKLLNVLELVTLGEDSDNIVITDKKVTDKLQKNLSIYDKKGEMHYDIISAFIKSIRGGDPDAAVYWLARMLEGGEDIKFIARRLLILAAEDVGLANPNALLLAQNTFDAVHKIGPPESRIILSECTIYLATSPKSNSAYEAIDNAIALVKQTGDLPVPLHIRNAPTKLMKEIGYGKDYKYAHSYDGNFVEQDFLPKEIKNNRIYQPQNNAAELKILERLKKWWGKRF